One part of the Glycine soja cultivar W05 chromosome 11, ASM419377v2, whole genome shotgun sequence genome encodes these proteins:
- the LOC114375973 gene encoding MYB-like transcription factor ETC1, which translates to MADSDLSSSQISTHSTDSGNRGSSKVEFSEDEETLIIRMYKLVGERWSIIAGRIPGRTAEEIEKYWTSRFSGSSE; encoded by the exons ATGGCTGACTCGGATCTCTCTTCAAGTCAAATTTCTACACATTCTACTG ATTCAGGAAATCGAGGGTCTTCCAAAGTTGAATTTTCTGAAGATGAGGAAACCCTCATCATCAGGATGTATAAACTGGTAGGGGAGAG gtggTCTATAATTGCTGGAAGGATTCCTGGAAGAACAGCAGAGGAAATAGAGAAGTATTGGACTTCAAGATTCTCGGGCTCTAGTGAATGA